The Pseudarthrobacter sp. NS4 genome includes a window with the following:
- a CDS encoding DUF2975 domain-containing protein, which yields MGKLSVLALRIVIALVLAGSLFVQVWMVPLISIDLEEAGAPTGPRIAFLAIVVLGIVCIQVTAVCVWRLLTMVRRGTVFSHGAFRYVDVIFGAIATAALLMFGIAVLLAPGDVAPGIVLLICGASLMIAGVALIVLVLRMLLAQAVAREAEAKHLRSELDEVI from the coding sequence ATGGGAAAACTGTCCGTCCTCGCGCTGCGCATCGTCATTGCGCTGGTCCTCGCCGGTTCGTTGTTCGTGCAGGTGTGGATGGTGCCGCTGATCTCCATCGACCTTGAGGAAGCGGGCGCGCCCACTGGTCCGCGCATCGCGTTTCTGGCCATCGTGGTCCTGGGCATTGTCTGTATACAGGTCACTGCCGTATGCGTATGGCGGCTGCTGACCATGGTCCGACGGGGAACCGTCTTCTCCCACGGCGCCTTCAGGTATGTGGACGTGATTTTCGGCGCTATCGCGACAGCAGCGCTGCTCATGTTCGGGATCGCCGTGCTCCTGGCTCCGGGAGACGTCGCCCCCGGAATTGTCCTGCTGATCTGCGGCGCATCCCTCATGATTGCGGGCGTGGCGCTGATTGTGTTGGTGCTCCGCATGCTGCTGGCACAGGCCGTAGCCCGCGAGGCCGAAGCCAAGCACCTGCGCTCTGAACTCGACGAGGTGATCTGA
- a CDS encoding helix-turn-helix domain-containing protein — translation MAIIVDIDVALAKRKMPVGVLAERVGITPANLAVLKNGRAKAVRFTTLEALCEVLECQPGDLLRWEPDGQADPSGDDHPTQ, via the coding sequence ATGGCAATCATCGTCGATATCGATGTGGCGCTGGCCAAGCGCAAGATGCCTGTCGGGGTGCTCGCCGAGCGCGTTGGAATCACACCCGCGAACCTGGCCGTGCTCAAGAACGGGCGGGCAAAGGCAGTACGGTTCACTACCCTCGAGGCACTGTGCGAGGTGCTGGAGTGCCAGCCGGGCGACCTGCTGCGGTGGGAACCGGATGGCCAGGCTGACCCGTCCGGTGATGATCACCCAACTCAGTAG
- the map gene encoding type I methionyl aminopeptidase has protein sequence MAFGQPRIEYKNNAQMRTMHEAGLVLGRALDAAVAAAAPGVTTKHLDDVFAAVLNEAGAKSNFLGYHGFPASICTSVNDEVVHGIPGGRVLRDGDIISIDGGAIVDGWHSDSARTVIVGTADPEDQRLSDVTRAAMWRGIAALATGTHVGDVGAAIDDYVSSVPGKPLGILEDYVGHGIGSEMHMAPDVLNYRTSHRGPKIKPGLCLAIEPMLVRGGIETAVLEDDWTVVTTDGKRSCQWEHSVAVHDKGIWVLSAPDGGAEHLVPLGVTPVPIP, from the coding sequence ATGGCCTTTGGCCAGCCCCGCATTGAGTACAAGAACAATGCCCAGATGCGCACCATGCACGAGGCAGGCCTGGTCCTGGGCCGCGCCCTGGACGCGGCTGTTGCCGCCGCGGCACCCGGTGTCACCACCAAGCACCTCGACGACGTTTTTGCCGCCGTCCTGAACGAAGCCGGCGCGAAGTCCAACTTCCTCGGATACCACGGGTTCCCGGCCTCCATCTGCACGTCGGTCAATGACGAGGTGGTGCACGGCATCCCGGGCGGCCGTGTCCTGCGGGACGGTGACATCATCTCGATCGACGGCGGTGCCATTGTTGACGGCTGGCACTCCGACTCCGCCCGCACCGTGATTGTTGGAACCGCCGATCCCGAGGACCAGCGGCTCTCTGACGTCACCCGCGCTGCCATGTGGCGGGGGATCGCAGCCCTGGCCACCGGCACCCATGTGGGCGATGTCGGCGCCGCCATCGATGATTACGTTTCTTCTGTGCCCGGGAAACCGCTGGGCATCCTGGAGGACTACGTGGGGCACGGCATCGGTTCCGAGATGCATATGGCGCCGGACGTCCTGAACTACCGGACCAGCCACCGCGGGCCCAAGATCAAGCCCGGCCTGTGCCTTGCGATTGAGCCGATGCTGGTGCGCGGCGGCATTGAGACGGCCGTGCTGGAGGACGACTGGACCGTGGTGACCACCGACGGCAAGCGTTCCTGCCAGTGGGAGCATTCCGTGGCGGTCCATGACAAGGGCATCTGGGTGTTGTCCGCGCCCGACGGCGGCGCGGAGCACCTTGTGCCGCTCGGCGTCACCCCCGTGCCCATCCCCTAA
- a CDS encoding adenylate kinase codes for MLIIGPPGSGKGTQAERISERLGVVAISTGDIFRANVKGETPLGIEAKKYMDAGDFVPDSVTNKMVRDRLSEADVESGFLLDGYPRTTAQVDYLDEILAKGEEKLDVVLQLTADDEELVHRLLGRAKETGRSDDNEAVIRHRLDLYHEQTEAVVAKYAERGILTQVDGIGPIDEVTDRVMQAIKAAQAA; via the coding sequence ATGCTGATTATTGGACCTCCCGGTTCCGGAAAAGGAACGCAGGCGGAGCGGATCTCGGAGCGCCTCGGCGTTGTGGCGATCTCCACCGGCGACATCTTCCGCGCCAATGTAAAGGGCGAGACCCCGCTTGGCATTGAAGCCAAGAAGTACATGGATGCGGGCGATTTCGTTCCGGACAGCGTGACCAACAAGATGGTGCGCGACCGGCTCAGCGAGGCCGACGTCGAAAGCGGCTTCCTGCTGGACGGCTACCCCCGCACCACCGCGCAGGTGGATTACCTGGACGAGATCCTCGCCAAGGGTGAGGAGAAGCTCGACGTCGTCCTGCAGCTGACTGCCGACGACGAGGAACTGGTGCACCGCCTCCTCGGCCGGGCCAAGGAAACGGGCCGGAGCGACGACAATGAAGCCGTCATCCGCCACCGCCTTGACCTGTACCACGAGCAGACCGAAGCTGTGGTGGCAAAGTATGCCGAGCGCGGCATCCTCACCCAGGTTGACGGCATCGGCCCGATTGACGAAGTGACCGATCGCGTGATGCAGGCCATCAAGGCGGCACAGGCAGCCTGA
- the secY gene encoding preprotein translocase subunit SecY, whose protein sequence is MLSAFGRAFRTPDLRRKLLFTLGIITIFRLGAFIPSPGVDYQNVQQCLQNGQTAGGLYELVNLFSGGALLQVSIFALGIMPYITASIIVQLLRVVIPRFQELYEEGASGQSKLTQYTRYLTIALGLLNATTLVSLARSGQLLPGCALPIIPDNSVITTILLIITLTAGTGLIMWMGELVTEKGVGNGMSLLIFTSIAATFPTSLGAIWSSQGPATFFTVLAIGLLTVALVVFVEQSQRRVPVQYAKRMIGRRTVGGTSTYIPIKVNMAGVIPVIFASSMLYLPGLISQFNQPRQGEQLQPWVEWINNNLVRGDQPIYMVLYFAMIVFFTYFYVSITFNPEEVSDNMKKYGGFIPGIRAGKPTADYLQYVLSRITLPGALYLGFVALIPLVALVLINANQNFPFGGTSILIMVGVGLETVKQIDAQLQQRHYEGLLR, encoded by the coding sequence TTGCTTAGCGCATTTGGCCGGGCCTTTCGCACGCCTGATCTGCGACGCAAGTTGTTGTTCACGCTGGGAATCATCACCATTTTCCGCTTGGGTGCTTTCATTCCCTCGCCAGGTGTGGACTACCAGAATGTCCAGCAATGCTTGCAGAACGGTCAGACGGCAGGCGGGCTGTACGAGCTCGTTAACCTGTTCAGCGGCGGTGCGTTGCTCCAGGTGTCCATCTTCGCCCTGGGCATCATGCCCTACATTACGGCGAGCATTATCGTCCAGCTACTCCGGGTGGTCATCCCCCGGTTCCAGGAGCTGTACGAAGAGGGTGCTTCGGGCCAGTCAAAGCTGACACAGTACACTCGGTACCTCACCATTGCCCTGGGCCTGCTCAATGCCACCACCCTGGTATCCCTGGCCCGCTCCGGCCAGTTGCTGCCGGGCTGCGCGCTCCCGATCATTCCTGATAACAGCGTCATCACCACCATCCTGCTCATCATCACGCTGACGGCCGGCACCGGCCTGATTATGTGGATGGGCGAGCTTGTTACGGAGAAGGGTGTGGGCAACGGTATGTCGCTGCTCATCTTCACTTCCATCGCAGCGACGTTCCCCACCTCCCTCGGCGCCATCTGGAGCTCGCAGGGACCGGCAACGTTCTTCACCGTCCTGGCCATCGGCCTGCTGACCGTGGCACTGGTGGTCTTCGTCGAACAGTCGCAGCGGCGTGTGCCCGTGCAGTACGCCAAACGGATGATCGGCCGCCGCACAGTGGGCGGAACCAGCACCTACATCCCCATCAAGGTGAACATGGCCGGCGTTATCCCGGTGATCTTCGCTTCCTCCATGCTGTATCTGCCGGGCCTGATCTCACAGTTCAACCAGCCCAGGCAGGGCGAGCAGCTCCAGCCGTGGGTCGAATGGATCAACAACAACCTGGTCCGCGGCGACCAGCCGATCTACATGGTTCTGTACTTCGCCATGATCGTGTTCTTTACCTACTTCTACGTTTCGATCACCTTCAACCCTGAAGAAGTGTCGGACAACATGAAGAAGTACGGCGGCTTCATCCCAGGTATCCGCGCCGGCAAGCCGACCGCTGACTACCTGCAGTACGTGCTCTCCCGGATCACCCTGCCCGGTGCCCTGTACCTTGGCTTCGTGGCGCTGATCCCTCTGGTGGCACTGGTACTAATCAACGCGAACCAGAACTTCCCGTTCGGTGGCACCTCGATCCTCATCATGGTGGGCGTTGGTCTGGAGACCGTCAAGCAAATTGATGCGCAGCTACAACAACGTCACTACGAAGGGCTTTTGCGATGA
- the rplO gene encoding 50S ribosomal protein L15, which produces MAENTADNGQSADKQNALKVHHLRPAPGAKTAKTRVGRGEGSKGKTAGRGTKGTAARYQIKAGFAGGQLPLHMRLPKLRGFKNPFRVEFQVVNLDKLNELFPEGGAVTVENLVEKGAVRKNQPVKVLGTGDITVKVDVTAHAFSASAAEKIAAAGGSTTAL; this is translated from the coding sequence ATGGCAGAGAACACTGCTGACAATGGACAGTCTGCTGACAAGCAGAACGCCCTGAAGGTTCACCACCTGCGTCCCGCCCCGGGTGCCAAAACCGCTAAGACCCGTGTTGGTCGTGGTGAAGGTTCCAAGGGTAAGACCGCCGGTCGCGGTACAAAGGGTACTGCAGCCCGCTACCAGATCAAGGCTGGCTTTGCCGGCGGCCAGCTGCCGCTGCACATGCGCCTGCCGAAGCTGCGCGGCTTCAAGAACCCGTTCCGGGTTGAGTTCCAGGTTGTAAACCTGGACAAGCTCAACGAGCTGTTCCCGGAAGGTGGCGCAGTCACCGTGGAGAACCTGGTCGAAAAGGGTGCCGTTCGCAAGAACCAGCCCGTCAAGGTGCTGGGCACCGGCGACATCACCGTCAAGGTTGACGTCACCGCCCACGCATTCTCGGCCAGCGCCGCTGAAAAGATCGCTGCAGCAGGCGGAAGCACCACCGCTCTCTAG